In Theobroma cacao cultivar B97-61/B2 chromosome 7, Criollo_cocoa_genome_V2, whole genome shotgun sequence, the genomic window AGAGATCTGCTACTTCCAGCATTGAGGTACAAAGCATGACAAACAGAGGATGAAGTGAGAAATTatattcaaaagaaaagacataGGGGTAGTTGAAGGTtaaccaaaataataaaacctTTGCAACGGAGGAATAGTTCATGTACTCTCCCCTGTTGGTTTTGAACCTGAGATATTTTCCAATGCCTAATTTCAGAAAAGTGAAGACCCCCTAGTCTAGTCCATGTTCAAAGTTTTCTGGTCTTCCTGTTCTTCCATATTTCGCCAGTCTCCTTCCATGGATATCATAAATATCATAACAATGACTGCAACAATGCTTACCCTTGCCCCATTGAATCTGTCATCCCTTTTGTCCCTGTTGAATCATGCACATTTAACCTTCTCTCCAGCTCATATCTTGACTTTCCAGTGCAAGCATTCTAGGCCAGTTCCATAGCAAGTTTCACCATATTCACTGTACCGACAACTCTCTTATCTCTTTTTCGAGCAAATATATAATTCCGACAGACCTGACAATTTTATATACGTCATTCTACACGTAAACCACCCATTATTATGATTTAACAAAATTCCTTTACAAATACACTTAGTTAGGTTGCATTTATTAGTCAACTTCCTCATATAATTAAACACATGACTTTGAACCCAAAGAAATCAACACCAAAGACCAAACTTTTGCTTAATCCTCTTTGGTTTTTTGCTGGCACCAAAAGTCTCGTAAAATGATTCCCTTTGAAAATCAATCACCCTTAAGGAAGAATCCAAGTAGACTTTGGTAGAAGGATGTTCTGTTTTTGGGCTATCTGTCTAGGTGTAGACAGTGCAGAAAGGTTTGacttactatatatatatatatttttttttgatataacCATGTGAAAAATGATTTCCTGTATAAATTTGATTGGCtgaatatattttgatttggatgACAATTCCTTCTCATAATAAAGGTTTGAAGATTGCGGCATTGACTTTTGTGTATAAGGACCATGCTGCTTGATGCTGGAGCTATAGTTTCGAAGTGGAAGACTTTTTATCTTAACACTGCAGGAACAGTACATCTTTTATtgcatttaaataaattcttaaattttgatttatattcaaataaattcttaattttaataaaaagtttgaCCATCGGATTCAATATTGATTGATATTTTTACTCATATAATATATGAGCTAATTAAACTATCGTAATTAATTGACTAAATACATCAATTATCACGTGATGTGAACATAAAtcataatattttgataacaaaatataaataaattgaaaacattgcATCAATGTGACATAAAGCTGATGGAAATTCTCAAACATTGAATACCATCTATATTAAACAATCATATCTGACTAGCAGGGGGAAAACACTGAGCAAATTTGAAAGGAGTTCAACAACTTTTGCTTACTGATGCAGCCTTTCCAAAAAGCCTTCTGTTTTTTGGACATTGACATAACAAGAGAGCCCAAGTTTGCAAAGACTACTACTCATCAGGACAAAGGAGGGAAAGACAGAATTTAGTTAAAACAGGTTTGGAAGCAAAACACAACACAACGCGGCTTATCTTTGGAGGTcggcaaaagaaaaaaacatggGGTTACATCGAAAAGTCAACCTTCCTAGTCTGTTTTCGTGTCTGATGCATACTATAACCAATTTGGTTCTCAGCATAGAAGAATAACATAGTACTTCATTTGATAGCATAGAAAACCAACTGATGACACACCTTGCTATTATTCTATGCAGAGGTTAAAGCTTTATGTTAGTTTTTATGTTAGTTGTGGAGTTAGTATAGTGTTGCACTCTTGCTTTTAATTAAGATTCCAAAAGGATTTAAAAAGCAAGGAGAGGTAGGTTATGTTATAATTCTCCCATGTCCTAGATTCCCTTCTGCATGTGCATAAGTAGTCAAAGGTAACTTATCCTTTTGGACCTCACATGGAAATTTGGGTTGGATTctaaaatggggtttaccttaaaaaaattatgaaccTGTTACCTGATGAGATTATAGGGTATGGCTGCTTTCCAttgtttgacttttttttGCCCATTGTTTAACTTAATTATTCTCCCCTTCTTAAATTATGATGGAAATTTCTTGTTATTATCCCTTACATGGAGAAATGCAAGTTAAGATTGATAATCTAAGAAGGTACACTGTACACTTTAAGCATATGACAATTTGATGGAGACTGGAGAGGAAGGCAAGGAGGAACCTCTCTCTTGTTCTGTTACAGTGAGCTTAAACCGTGTGGGTCCTTTTTCTTGCATGTTGGAAGGGTCTATCCTTGCCTTTTTTTTACCTCAAAACAAGTCCTGTTTCTGCTTTTATTTCATCAGTCAACTTTCCAAAAAGTGTCCCCCGAGAGAACAACAATGAGACTGAAATACCCTTGTCCCCATTCCAGCTAAAAAGTTTCTTCATTGGCCATTTTGAGTTTTTGACAGTTTACTTGAATTACTTAAAAAGACTTCAATGACTATGAAAAGAGTAACATCTGCACAGAAAACTGATGCATGCatgtaattttctttatatgcATTCATCAGTTTTTTTGTGTAAGGGTAGGTGGAACACATGGTAATAGCGTCAAACTGCTTCATCCCATCTCATTGTCGTCACATTTGAAAAGTAAGAACTGGTTTTAAATCCTTGAAATGTGTATCATGAAATGCATGATAATCAATGTAATCATTTGTATTCATGAATGATTACTGGTGTAATCTAATGGCACatgtttttcaattgttttctTTGTAGATATAGTAGCTCTCTTGGTATATttcacataatttattgatttaaaaaaCCTCAGATAGACAAAATAATCTAGCTTTGAATATGGTAATGTTAGCTCCAAGGTCTTAAGTCTCTGCTAGACGTACGGTACATGGTACATATGACTCATAcctaaaagaagaaaattgcaGAAGACTTTGACATTGTCAAATATGGTGTTCATGATTTGACTATAATTTGAAGACTCTAAGCTAATATTCCAATAGAAAAGAATaactttttcaaatatatacttaattaaatgTTGATTATCTCACCTAATCAACCAAAGAGATAAGGCTAATGggtcataatattttattataccATAATAGTTTATGGTGTAATAATATATGTTTGGTGCAGACTTTGTTCGTTGAGAGGGTCTTTTGgtctttttaaaaattacaaaatggGAGATACAGATATATCCCACAAAGAAAGAGACAATGAGATTGAATTTGAAGATGCTTGGATGACATTTAATCGATGTCTTAGGTAAGGATCACGCATTACTTTCTGTCATTTTGTCAGTGGCAGTTATGTAATATTCATGATGGAGAATGTCATTTGTTGATGAAGCTTTGTTATAAAGTGAAGGTTGATACACCGTGCAGGTTGGGAACCATGTTCTTGCAGTTTTAGATTCTCTGAAAAATCTTTGAAAGCCAAAACTGAGCACCAAAAACTCTGAGGTTGGAAGGGGGGATCCAAGAAGGTATGGGAAAAAGAAATTCTTAGTTGTGTTTTATATTGAAACTGACAAGGGTCTTTGCTATATTCATGTCATATGTTGGAAGTTCTTTGgtgattttgttttataatttgttgGCTTTGTTCTGGGAGTTTTTGGCTTCTTCtatatgatgaaaatgatgcGTTTCAGGTCtgaaatgagttttttttGGTGATAAAATGATGGTGGTGATGAAGAGGTAGCTTTTTCAGCTGAATTTTCATGCCAAGTTTCTGTCTTTTTTGAGCTTATATATAGgatgtgaatatgtgttggTGAAGGTAAAACCTTTATGCTCAGGCTTATTAGAAACGATTTGAAAGTAATtggcttttcttctttcatcccTGCTTTCATTTGTTTTATCAAAGATTTGATTATGGCTCTACAGAATCATGTCTGAGCTTGTCCTtgaaatctctctctctccctgtCAGGAAAAtgtaaaagtgaaagaaattcTATAGCTTGATCCTATATGATAAATCTCTGCTTGCTTTGTCTTTTATTGCAGCAAAATTTGTTGTTAGGAATATCAGAAAAAAGTTTTCCTTCTTTATGTTCATTGTTTCTATCCCCCATTCAAAAGGCAAAAAGGTTTGCATCCCTATGTTAGCAGAGAACTGGTCGAAAACGGGTTCTGCAAAACTTTTACAGGCCTAGCTTGGTTGCATCTATGATGATTTCTGTCTTTCAATGAATAAACTGCTTGTTTCATTAAAGCTCCTATGTTAAGCTTTTTTTTCCTGTTTAAATGCTTACTGATAGTTTGTCTTTCGTGCTATTTTAATGGCAAGAGAACACGTCTCGGCAAAATACATGTAAAGGAAACATATTATGTTTAATGCTAAAGCATATTTTATCTAAAGATTTCCTGTGGTTTGAACTCAAAGTGGATACTATTATCATTTATAGCCTTTACTATTTTGGTGGaagatttttatatatatggcACTATGCCTACCCTGCCTACCCATAAGTTACCTATCTTCCAGTCATAAAATCTCCCGCACTAACTATGTTAGGTTTTGGCTGCTTAAAAGTTAAATTGCTTTTGTCATTAAAGCAATGTCTTTGGTCATCTTGTTAAGCTTTTCAACTATGTTCTATATTTACTCTAGGACAGAGAACTTTTACTGTTGTCCATCTTAATCATGGCATGCATGCTAGATTATTAGCAGATTTAGGGTCTTCCAGGTTGTGTGGTGATGTGCTTGATGGTTGTCATCACCATTGGTCAGATTCTTTTAGGAAGATTCAATATGCTTTCTATGTTCCTTCCCAtttactttttcattttttgccgcctttcctttttttcttgtctGATGTTGCAAAACAACCATCGATGCTTTTACAAGCCTTTCCACATTTACCATGAACAGAAGTATAAAGGAGGAGATAAAAGGCATGTGaaataaaaagagaggaaagtgGGGGTGGGGTGGAGTAGGAACTATAGAGGTCTTGGGTGTGAGTTGTTTCCATGACACCCTACCCTATTACCTCAGTGATCTATGATTCTGCTGGTATAAATGAAAAGATGGCatattttagataaattatTATCTGCTTTTTCCATCATAAAATACACCTTAAATTTTTGTCAAACCTGCTATGCAGAATACATCATCTCATTGATATGTTATCCATACCAGGGAGCAGGGTTCTGGAAAATGGCAGGATGATGTAACTTTTTCGTGACAAAGAAGCTGTCAGTTGAATTCTAAGGCATTTTATCAGAAAAGTTTTCCAGTGTTTCTACCTGCTGTTGTGTGTCAATTGGTAGCATTAAATCAGAGAAATTTGTCCAATGCAAACATCTGAGAAACATAAAATTTCTGGTAAGTACTTTGACCAGCCAGTGCAAGAGCTGGAGTCCCATTGTTGGCCTCCTAACCGGAGTTTGGATCACTACCAGTCATGCTCTGATGATGGTGGCAATGGTCTGCAATATTCAGTTCAAAATTTGGAACAGTACTGCACCCTTGAATCATCGTCTAGTATGCAGAACTCTTCTTCTACAGCCAGTTTCTCACCCAGTGGAAGTCCTGTTTCACAGCCTAACTCGCAGTCTTACCTGTCAGACGTGCATCATTCCCCAGATAATACATGTAGTTCTCCAGTAAGTGGTTCTTGTGTAACAGACAATGAGCATGACTTGAGGCACATGATAAGACAATTGGAAACTGCTATGCTAGGAACTGATTCAGATAATTTTGACATTCATGCTATCAACGCTTCTGGTGGAGCCACTCAAATTTCCATAGAAGAAGAGAGGTGGAAGTACATGGTGGAGATGATTGCCAGAGGGGACCTTAAAGAACTGCTTTGTGCTTGTGCCAAAGCTATAGACAATAATGATATGCATATGGCTGACTGGTTGATGACACAATTACGCCAAATGGTGTCAGTTTCAGGTGAACCAATACAACGTTTAGGAGCCTACATGTTGGAAGGGCTTGTTGCAAGGTTGGCCTCTTCAGGAAGTTCTATCTACAAAGCCCTAAGATGCAAAGAGCCTGCTAGTACTGAATTGCTTTCATACATGCACATACTCTATGAAATCTGTCCATACTTCAAGTTTGGGTATATGTCAGCAAACGGGGCAATTGCTGAAGCCATGAAAGACGAAAGCAGAGTGCATATAATTGACTTTCAGATTGCACAAGGAGCCCAATGGTTGACCCTAATCCATGCCCTTGCTGCTAGGCCAGGAGGACCTCCAAGCATTCGTATTACAGGCATTGATGATCCTA contains:
- the LOC18593369 gene encoding scarecrow-like transcription factor PAT1 — protein: MQTSEKHKISGKYFDQPVQELESHCWPPNRSLDHYQSCSDDGGNGLQYSVQNLEQYCTLESSSSMQNSSSTASFSPSGSPVSQPNSQSYLSDVHHSPDNTCSSPVSGSCVTDNEHDLRHMIRQLETAMLGTDSDNFDIHAINASGGATQISIEEERWKYMVEMIARGDLKELLCACAKAIDNNDMHMADWLMTQLRQMVSVSGEPIQRLGAYMLEGLVARLASSGSSIYKALRCKEPASTELLSYMHILYEICPYFKFGYMSANGAIAEAMKDESRVHIIDFQIAQGAQWLTLIHALAARPGGPPSIRITGIDDPTSAYARGGGLEIVGQRLHKLAESCKVPFEFHSAAISGTEVQLENLGIQPGEAIAVNFAMTLHHMPDESVGTQNHRDRLLRLAKSLSPKVVTLVEQEANTNTAPFFPRFYETMNHYLAIFESIDGTLPREHKERINVEQHCLAREIVNIIACEGSERVERHELLGKWRSRFIMAGFTPSPLSSFVNATIKTLLQSYCDKYTLEEKDGVLYLGWMNRAIITSCAWRC